A window of the Salvelinus fontinalis isolate EN_2023a chromosome 26, ASM2944872v1, whole genome shotgun sequence genome harbors these coding sequences:
- the LOC129824245 gene encoding heterogeneous nuclear ribonucleoprotein C-like isoform X1 codes for MDLSPTTSSLMASNVTNKTDPRSLNSRVFIGNLNTLLVTKADVEEIFSKYGKIVGCSVHKGFAFVQFANERCARAAVGAEDGRMIVGQVLDINLAGEPKPHRSKTAKRSAGDMYRSDSISPTFDLDYDFQRDYYDRVYSYPSRVPPPPPPLSRAVIPSKRPRVSMTGGGSRCTKASFSSSSKSSQRASSRTMKTDDLQTIKKELTMIKHKVDYLLESLDRMEKDHSKKSDEKGAKPEPGEVSSQQHCSNKEESIKREREDLNDSEEEGDLLEEEEVKSQQREEEDDDEEEEGEHVDGDDDGDSVNGDEDS; via the exons ATGGA tctgtcccccacCACCAGCAGCCTGATGGCCAGCAACGTGACCAACAAGACGGACCCGCGCTCGCTCAACTCGCGGGTCTTTATCGGGAACCTCAACACACTCCTGGTCACCAAGGCAGACGTGGAGGAAATCTTCAGCAAGTATGGCAAGATCGTGGGCTGTTCTGTGCACAAGGGCTTTGCCTTTGTCCAGTTCGCCAACGAGAGATGTGCCCGGGCCGCTGTAGGGGCTGAGGATGGACGCATGATCGTGGGACAGGTGCTGG acaTTAACTTGGCTGGAGAACCCAAACCCCACAGGTCAAAGACCGCAAAGCGCTCGGCGGGAGACATGTACAGGTCTGATTCAAT TAGTCCCACATTTGATCTGGACTATGACTTCCAGAGAGATTACTATGACCG AGTGTACTCGTACCCATCCCGtgtgccccctcctcctccacccttgtCCCGAGCAGTGATCCCATCCAAGCGCCCGCGGGTCAGCATGACTGGAGGGGGTAGCCGCTGCACCAAGGCCagtttctcctcttcctccaagaGCAGCCAGAGGGCATCCTCAAGAACAA tgaAAACAGATGACCTGCAGACCATCAAGAAGGAGCTGACAATGATTAAACACAAAGTAGACTACCTGCTGGAGAGCCTAGACCGCATGGAGAAGGACCACAGCAAGAAGTCAG ATGAGAAGGGTGCAAAGCCTGAGCCTGGAGAGGTTTCCTCACAGCAGCACTGCAGCAACAAGGAGGAGAGCatcaagagggagagggaggatctCAACGactctgaggaggagggggatctgctagaagaggaggag GTGAAGAGTCaacaaagagaggaggaggatgatgatgaagaggaggaaggagagcatGTGGATGGAGACGACGATGGTGACAGTGTCAACGGAGATGAGGACTCTTAG
- the LOC129824245 gene encoding heterogeneous nuclear ribonucleoprotein C-like isoform X3: MASNVTNKTDPRSLNSRVFIGNLNTLLVTKADVEEIFSKYGKIVGCSVHKGFAFVQFANERCARAAVGAEDGRMIVGQVLDINLAGEPKPHRSKTAKRSAGDMYRSDSISPTFDLDYDFQRDYYDRVYSYPSRVPPPPPPLSRAVIPSKRPRVSMTGGGSRCTKASFSSSSKSSQRASSRTMKTDDLQTIKKELTMIKHKVDYLLESLDRMEKDHSKKSDEKGAKPEPGEVSSQQHCSNKEESIKREREDLNDSEEEGDLLEEEEVKSQQREEEDDDEEEEGEHVDGDDDGDSVNGDEDS; the protein is encoded by the exons ATGGCCAGCAACGTGACCAACAAGACGGACCCGCGCTCGCTCAACTCGCGGGTCTTTATCGGGAACCTCAACACACTCCTGGTCACCAAGGCAGACGTGGAGGAAATCTTCAGCAAGTATGGCAAGATCGTGGGCTGTTCTGTGCACAAGGGCTTTGCCTTTGTCCAGTTCGCCAACGAGAGATGTGCCCGGGCCGCTGTAGGGGCTGAGGATGGACGCATGATCGTGGGACAGGTGCTGG acaTTAACTTGGCTGGAGAACCCAAACCCCACAGGTCAAAGACCGCAAAGCGCTCGGCGGGAGACATGTACAGGTCTGATTCAAT TAGTCCCACATTTGATCTGGACTATGACTTCCAGAGAGATTACTATGACCG AGTGTACTCGTACCCATCCCGtgtgccccctcctcctccacccttgtCCCGAGCAGTGATCCCATCCAAGCGCCCGCGGGTCAGCATGACTGGAGGGGGTAGCCGCTGCACCAAGGCCagtttctcctcttcctccaagaGCAGCCAGAGGGCATCCTCAAGAACAA tgaAAACAGATGACCTGCAGACCATCAAGAAGGAGCTGACAATGATTAAACACAAAGTAGACTACCTGCTGGAGAGCCTAGACCGCATGGAGAAGGACCACAGCAAGAAGTCAG ATGAGAAGGGTGCAAAGCCTGAGCCTGGAGAGGTTTCCTCACAGCAGCACTGCAGCAACAAGGAGGAGAGCatcaagagggagagggaggatctCAACGactctgaggaggagggggatctgctagaagaggaggag GTGAAGAGTCaacaaagagaggaggaggatgatgatgaagaggaggaaggagagcatGTGGATGGAGACGACGATGGTGACAGTGTCAACGGAGATGAGGACTCTTAG
- the LOC129824245 gene encoding heterogeneous nuclear ribonucleoprotein C-like isoform X2: MDLSPTTSSLMASNVTNKTDPRSLNSRVFIGNLNTLLVTKADVEEIFSKYGKIVGCSVHKGFAFVQFANERCARAAVGAEDGRMIVGQVLDINLAGEPKPHRSKTAKRSAGDMYSSPTFDLDYDFQRDYYDRVYSYPSRVPPPPPPLSRAVIPSKRPRVSMTGGGSRCTKASFSSSSKSSQRASSRTMKTDDLQTIKKELTMIKHKVDYLLESLDRMEKDHSKKSDEKGAKPEPGEVSSQQHCSNKEESIKREREDLNDSEEEGDLLEEEEVKSQQREEEDDDEEEEGEHVDGDDDGDSVNGDEDS, from the exons ATGGA tctgtcccccacCACCAGCAGCCTGATGGCCAGCAACGTGACCAACAAGACGGACCCGCGCTCGCTCAACTCGCGGGTCTTTATCGGGAACCTCAACACACTCCTGGTCACCAAGGCAGACGTGGAGGAAATCTTCAGCAAGTATGGCAAGATCGTGGGCTGTTCTGTGCACAAGGGCTTTGCCTTTGTCCAGTTCGCCAACGAGAGATGTGCCCGGGCCGCTGTAGGGGCTGAGGATGGACGCATGATCGTGGGACAGGTGCTGG acaTTAACTTGGCTGGAGAACCCAAACCCCACAGGTCAAAGACCGCAAAGCGCTCGGCGGGAGACATGTACAG TAGTCCCACATTTGATCTGGACTATGACTTCCAGAGAGATTACTATGACCG AGTGTACTCGTACCCATCCCGtgtgccccctcctcctccacccttgtCCCGAGCAGTGATCCCATCCAAGCGCCCGCGGGTCAGCATGACTGGAGGGGGTAGCCGCTGCACCAAGGCCagtttctcctcttcctccaagaGCAGCCAGAGGGCATCCTCAAGAACAA tgaAAACAGATGACCTGCAGACCATCAAGAAGGAGCTGACAATGATTAAACACAAAGTAGACTACCTGCTGGAGAGCCTAGACCGCATGGAGAAGGACCACAGCAAGAAGTCAG ATGAGAAGGGTGCAAAGCCTGAGCCTGGAGAGGTTTCCTCACAGCAGCACTGCAGCAACAAGGAGGAGAGCatcaagagggagagggaggatctCAACGactctgaggaggagggggatctgctagaagaggaggag GTGAAGAGTCaacaaagagaggaggaggatgatgatgaagaggaggaaggagagcatGTGGATGGAGACGACGATGGTGACAGTGTCAACGGAGATGAGGACTCTTAG